A window of Flavobacterium flavigenum contains these coding sequences:
- a CDS encoding helix-turn-helix domain-containing protein — MSTAKNFYREIAPLSSGDSFLVFDRIKDSFDFPVHYHPEFEINFILNGKGVRRVVGDNIEEIDNVELVLIGPNLYHGWELNKCTSKKIHEITIQFHNDLFHESLLSRRIMNPIRDMFNRSIHGILFSKKVAEELTPRLIKLSKLDGMDYFLEITSLLYDLANSRNQRLLSTYTVDYDTFDDYDKMKLVYEYVQKHFSDKITLEDAANVANMSIISFNRFIKKRTGKTFVNYINDIRIGYAARWLVEKDMSVSEVAFKSGFNNIANFNRSFKAIKNCTPSQYREDFSGLKRIL; from the coding sequence ATGAGTACTGCTAAAAATTTTTATAGAGAAATTGCTCCACTCTCAAGTGGGGATAGTTTTTTAGTCTTTGACAGAATTAAAGATAGTTTTGATTTTCCGGTGCATTATCATCCTGAATTTGAAATTAATTTTATTTTAAACGGAAAAGGAGTTAGGCGTGTCGTGGGAGATAATATTGAGGAAATTGATAATGTTGAATTGGTTCTTATTGGTCCAAATTTATATCACGGCTGGGAGTTAAATAAATGTACAAGTAAAAAAATTCATGAAATTACGATCCAGTTTCATAATGATTTGTTTCACGAATCCTTACTTTCAAGACGAATTATGAATCCGATTCGGGACATGTTTAATCGCTCTATTCATGGTATTTTGTTTTCTAAAAAAGTAGCCGAAGAGTTAACTCCAAGATTGATAAAGCTCTCTAAATTAGATGGTATGGATTATTTTTTAGAAATTACTTCGTTGTTGTATGATTTAGCAAATTCCAGAAATCAGAGGCTGCTTTCTACGTATACAGTAGATTACGATACTTTTGATGATTATGATAAAATGAAGTTGGTTTATGAATATGTGCAAAAACATTTTTCAGATAAAATTACTTTAGAAGACGCAGCTAATGTTGCGAATATGTCTATAATTTCTTTTAACCGGTTTATTAAAAAGCGTACCGGAAAAACTTTTGTAAACTATATTAATGATATCCGTATAGGTTATGCTGCCCGATGGCTGGTTGAAAAAGACATGAGTGTTTCAGAAGTGGCGTTTAAATCCGGATTTAATAATATTGCGAATTTCAATCGTAGTTTTAAAGCTATTAAAAACTGTACACCCAGTCAGTACAGGGAAGATTTTTCTGGGTTAAAGCGTATTTTATAA
- a CDS encoding N-acetylmuramoyl-L-alanine amidase, with protein MLKKHFFYLISAIIITSCGTKNPYKTTEKVYDKQLKTLENQITSKEVQPIPPVVPPVVIDTTYASQLGIVKDTISKTGSTSLLNGITTEWIGTVNFNLRKPSFIIIHHTAQDSLQQTVSTFTKTRTQVSAHYIISENGKVVQMLNDYLRAWHAGASSWGKNTDLNSSSIGIELDNNGFKPFTEAQISSLVALLTKLKKDYNIPTQNILGHSDIAPGRKQDPSALFPWKTLAEKGFGIWPDEVLEEAPFDFKIEPALRIIGYNTKNLSAAIQAFKLHYIQTDTTAILDRKTIDTIYSIYKKQLQ; from the coding sequence ATGTTAAAGAAACATTTTTTTTATCTGATTTCAGCCATTATTATTACTTCCTGCGGGACAAAAAACCCATATAAAACTACTGAAAAAGTTTACGATAAGCAGCTTAAAACTTTAGAAAATCAAATTACAAGTAAAGAAGTTCAGCCAATACCACCAGTTGTTCCGCCTGTAGTTATAGACACTACTTATGCTTCTCAATTAGGGATCGTAAAGGATACAATTTCAAAAACAGGATCTACTTCTTTATTAAATGGCATTACAACAGAATGGATAGGAACTGTCAATTTCAATTTAAGAAAACCAAGTTTTATTATTATTCATCATACTGCTCAGGACTCACTACAACAAACTGTTAGTACGTTTACAAAAACCAGAACTCAGGTTAGTGCACATTATATCATTTCTGAAAACGGAAAAGTGGTTCAGATGTTAAATGACTATTTGAGAGCATGGCATGCCGGTGCATCAAGCTGGGGTAAAAACACGGATTTAAATTCCTCATCAATAGGAATAGAACTTGACAACAATGGTTTCAAACCTTTTACAGAAGCTCAAATTAGCAGTTTAGTGGCCCTTTTGACAAAACTGAAAAAGGATTACAATATTCCGACACAAAATATTTTAGGTCATTCTGATATTGCTCCAGGAAGAAAACAAGATCCAAGTGCTTTATTCCCATGGAAAACTTTAGCAGAAAAAGGATTCGGAATTTGGCCTGATGAAGTTCTGGAAGAAGCGCCTTTTGATTTTAAAATTGAACCTGCATTACGAATTATTGGGTATAATACCAAAAATCTTTCAGCAGCGATTCAGGCTTTTAAACTGCATTATATTCAAACAGACACTACAGCTATTTTGGACCGAAAAACAATAGACACCATTTATTCTATTTACAAAAAGCAACTTCAATAG
- a CDS encoding SusC/RagA family TonB-linked outer membrane protein: MKKLMTNFIHWNANRKAIPLILFLLLSNFITAQVKVSGVVSDDKGLSIPGANITIVGTKVSTSTDFDGKYSIDVPANGTLLYSFIGFNTQKVAVDGRKTINVILKSAAEDLKDVVVIGYGTQKRKDVNSAISSISSKDIENLKVVSFDQMMQGKAAGVVVNSNSGEPGSNVSVRIRGVSSLTGTNEPLYVIDGVPMSGDARNSSTSGRNAQGNSNFSNNGNITQSPLALLNPSDIESIDILKDASATSIYGSRGANGVVIVTTKSGKKGTGKLSFESSYTISNLPKKLHSMDLQEYARHQNALSAVYDPTSYRPEFAHPELLGKGTDWQDAIYETGLMSSNQLSFSGGKEGINYYLSGGVLNQEGIVIESGFKRYNFRTNIDAKVNSFIKVGVNVSGAITDEKLTLNGQFNGVVATSLLATPDVAVRELSGAFAGPPAGGATSFVNPVATSLLGSNTLVRKNYSGNFYTQVDIAKGLEYRFEVGGYIYDNLGQRFDPMYSLGNAVKSFANLYYNPSSGNSWNLKNMLTYRKTVDKHNFTLLAVQESNRAHWQGYTITGYGYKDNNDKSLAASDLSKAVTSGVYSGTQTLASYLGRVVYDYGDRYGITAAVRTDGSSKFFVGNKWGVFSSASGSWKLSNEAFMAGTKKYVDNIKLRAGWGQTGNNQIGNNLYDSNLHLINSTMGTSYLPSNSANKDLKWETQEQTNLGLDFTLFNSSLSATVDLYKKVSKNFLYQVPLPNFLSGGGDYEGGVNPPYFNLGSMQNKGLEVTLTYNKQFTQNFSWNASANFTKYVNEVTNMAGLNIVKTMGTLAYNTVTVSRTQEGLPIGSFLGYQAEGIYRTDQDLLTYGHDNGSGTKVVLKNGTNSLLPEFQKGDVIYKDQNNDGVIDTKDLVTIGNPNPKFTYGFTNNFKYKNVDLSIFLQGTSGNKLMNLTRMSGTLNSNLGTNYLTEAADFYSATNTNAALPRPSAYNDINNAVSSRFIEDGSYLRIQNVTLGYSLPSDIISKIKLTRLRIYASGQNLYTFTKYKGYDPEVGSYNQDALLSGVDNGRYPVPRQISFGFNVEF, translated from the coding sequence ATGAAAAAACTAATGACTAATTTTATTCATTGGAATGCTAACCGCAAGGCCATTCCATTGATTTTATTTTTGTTGCTGAGTAACTTCATTACTGCTCAGGTAAAAGTATCAGGTGTCGTGTCTGATGATAAAGGGCTTTCCATACCAGGGGCTAATATTACTATTGTAGGTACTAAAGTTTCGACTTCAACAGACTTTGACGGGAAATATTCGATCGATGTTCCAGCAAATGGAACTTTATTGTATTCTTTTATCGGATTCAATACTCAAAAAGTTGCTGTTGACGGCAGAAAAACCATAAATGTAATTTTAAAATCAGCTGCGGAAGATCTTAAAGATGTAGTTGTAATTGGTTACGGTACTCAAAAGCGAAAAGATGTAAACAGTGCTATTTCGAGTATCAGCTCAAAAGATATCGAAAACTTAAAAGTAGTTTCTTTTGACCAGATGATGCAGGGTAAAGCGGCAGGGGTAGTGGTAAATAGTAACTCTGGCGAACCGGGAAGTAACGTTTCGGTGAGAATTAGAGGGGTTTCTTCTCTAACAGGAACAAACGAACCTTTATATGTAATTGATGGAGTACCAATGTCTGGAGACGCAAGGAACTCATCTACATCTGGAAGAAATGCTCAGGGAAACTCGAATTTTTCTAATAATGGTAATATTACACAAAGTCCGCTGGCTCTTTTAAATCCAAGTGATATCGAATCGATTGATATTTTAAAAGATGCTTCTGCGACTTCTATTTACGGTTCGCGCGGAGCAAACGGGGTTGTAATTGTAACAACTAAATCAGGAAAGAAAGGAACTGGGAAGTTGTCTTTTGAGAGTTCCTATACAATTAGTAATCTTCCTAAAAAGCTTCATTCTATGGATCTTCAGGAATACGCAAGGCATCAAAATGCATTGTCAGCAGTTTATGATCCAACTTCTTACAGACCAGAATTTGCTCATCCTGAACTTTTAGGAAAAGGTACTGACTGGCAGGATGCCATTTATGAAACGGGATTAATGAGTTCAAATCAGTTGTCATTTTCAGGAGGAAAAGAAGGAATAAATTACTATTTATCAGGAGGTGTTTTAAATCAGGAAGGTATTGTGATTGAATCTGGTTTTAAACGATACAACTTCAGAACTAATATTGATGCTAAAGTAAACAGCTTTATTAAAGTTGGTGTAAACGTAAGTGGTGCTATAACAGATGAAAAACTAACACTCAACGGACAATTTAACGGAGTTGTAGCGACTTCATTACTAGCAACTCCGGATGTGGCGGTTAGAGAATTATCAGGCGCTTTTGCAGGACCTCCTGCGGGCGGAGCAACATCGTTTGTAAATCCTGTTGCTACTTCTTTATTAGGATCAAATACTTTAGTTAGAAAAAACTATTCAGGGAATTTTTATACTCAGGTTGATATTGCCAAAGGTTTGGAATATCGTTTTGAAGTAGGTGGTTATATTTATGACAATTTAGGTCAGCGATTTGATCCAATGTATTCTTTAGGAAACGCAGTAAAAAGTTTTGCCAATTTGTATTATAATCCTTCTTCAGGAAATTCATGGAACTTAAAAAACATGCTGACCTATAGAAAAACAGTGGATAAACACAATTTTACACTTCTGGCTGTTCAGGAATCAAACAGGGCACACTGGCAAGGTTATACGATTACAGGTTATGGCTATAAAGATAACAACGATAAATCGCTAGCAGCTTCAGACTTATCAAAAGCAGTTACAAGCGGAGTTTATTCTGGTACTCAAACGTTGGCTTCTTATTTAGGAAGGGTAGTTTACGATTATGGAGACAGATACGGAATTACAGCTGCGGTTAGAACTGACGGATCTTCAAAATTCTTTGTAGGTAATAAATGGGGTGTTTTCAGCTCGGCAAGTGGTTCATGGAAACTTTCAAATGAAGCTTTTATGGCAGGAACGAAAAAATATGTGGACAATATTAAACTGAGAGCAGGTTGGGGACAAACTGGAAACAATCAGATTGGAAACAATTTATATGATTCTAATCTTCATCTGATTAATAGCACAATGGGAACTTCTTATCTTCCATCAAATTCGGCTAATAAAGATTTGAAATGGGAGACTCAAGAACAGACGAATTTAGGATTGGATTTTACTTTATTTAATTCTTCGCTTTCTGCAACTGTCGATTTGTATAAAAAAGTATCTAAAAATTTCTTGTATCAAGTGCCTCTTCCAAACTTCCTTTCAGGTGGTGGAGATTATGAGGGAGGAGTTAATCCTCCATACTTTAACTTAGGAAGTATGCAGAACAAAGGTCTTGAGGTAACGCTTACTTACAACAAACAGTTTACTCAGAACTTTTCTTGGAATGCCAGTGCCAACTTTACTAAATATGTAAATGAGGTTACAAACATGGCTGGATTAAACATTGTAAAAACAATGGGAACACTAGCTTATAATACTGTTACAGTTTCCAGAACTCAGGAAGGTCTGCCAATTGGTTCATTTTTAGGGTATCAAGCGGAAGGGATTTACAGAACCGATCAGGATTTATTGACTTACGGACATGATAATGGTTCTGGAACAAAAGTAGTTTTGAAAAACGGTACCAACTCATTATTGCCTGAATTTCAAAAAGGAGATGTAATTTATAAAGATCAGAACAACGATGGTGTTATTGATACTAAAGATTTAGTGACAATTGGGAATCCAAATCCAAAATTCACATATGGTTTCACCAATAATTTTAAATACAAAAATGTTGATTTGTCTATCTTTCTTCAAGGAACTTCTGGAAATAAGCTGATGAATTTAACTCGTATGTCGGGTACATTAAATAGTAATTTAGGAACTAATTATTTAACAGAAGCAGCTGATTTTTACTCAGCGACAAATACCAATGCTGCGTTGCCAAGACCATCTGCATATAATGATATTAATAATGCAGTTTCTTCAAGATTTATTGAAGATGGGTCTTATTTAAGAATTCAGAATGTGACTTTAGGATATTCACTTCCTTCTGATATAATTTCAAAAATTAAACTCACAAGATTAAGAATTTATGCTTCTGGTCAAAATCTATACACTTTTACGAAGTATAAAGGATATGATCCTGAAGTAGGTTCATACAATCAGGATGCTTTATTATCTGGTGTAGATAACGGACGCTACCCAGTGCCAAGACAGATTTCTTTTGGTTTTAATGTTGAATTTTAA
- a CDS encoding outer membrane beta-barrel protein, which yields MKKVLCILSLALTTSFAFAQDETSETTPLEISGSGDIYYKYDFAKVPNIPTSFATDHNSVSLGMLDIALKKKIKNISFVGEISFGPRGQRQSLPSQPGVVFDENGDIIPNATTSGESFHIQNLYASYAVTDKLTLTAGYMGTFIGYEVISPVGNFHYSTSYMFTNGPFQNAGVKANYAITEKFGVMVGAFNDSWNTYQADPQKGLNAVGGQFSYVSDKASAYLNFMDGSVSGTIVDLTASFQLTDKFKLGLNAADFSNEGDVGYTGAALYPSYAISDAFSLGVRGEYFKFKEGSGDTNVTAFTLSGNYKINGLTIIPEFRLDSNSDEVMFVDSNLAPAKSASQVLLALVYGF from the coding sequence ATGAAAAAAGTATTATGTATTTTATCATTAGCCCTAACAACAAGTTTTGCATTTGCGCAAGATGAAACATCAGAAACCACTCCTTTAGAAATTTCAGGTTCAGGTGATATATATTACAAATATGATTTTGCTAAAGTCCCTAACATTCCGACAAGTTTTGCAACAGACCATAATTCCGTTTCTTTAGGGATGTTGGATATCGCTTTGAAGAAAAAAATAAAAAACATTTCTTTTGTTGGTGAAATTTCTTTTGGACCAAGAGGTCAAAGACAATCGCTTCCAAGTCAGCCAGGTGTAGTATTTGATGAAAATGGTGATATTATTCCAAACGCAACAACTTCTGGAGAATCATTTCATATTCAAAATTTGTATGCTAGTTATGCAGTTACAGATAAACTGACTTTGACAGCGGGTTATATGGGAACATTTATTGGCTATGAGGTGATCTCTCCTGTAGGGAACTTTCATTATTCTACTTCTTATATGTTTACCAATGGTCCATTCCAAAATGCAGGTGTTAAAGCAAATTATGCCATAACTGAGAAATTTGGAGTAATGGTAGGTGCATTTAATGATTCCTGGAATACATATCAGGCAGATCCTCAAAAAGGATTAAATGCTGTCGGTGGTCAATTTTCTTATGTAAGTGATAAGGCAAGTGCTTATTTGAATTTTATGGATGGTTCAGTAAGCGGTACTATTGTTGATTTGACTGCATCATTTCAATTAACAGATAAATTCAAATTAGGTTTAAACGCTGCTGATTTTTCAAATGAAGGTGATGTAGGTTATACAGGAGCGGCTTTGTATCCATCTTATGCAATCAGTGATGCTTTTTCATTAGGAGTTCGTGGTGAATATTTTAAATTTAAAGAAGGTTCTGGAGATACTAATGTTACAGCCTTTACTTTATCAGGAAATTATAAAATAAATGGTTTGACAATTATACCAGAATTTAGACTAGATTCTAATTCAGATGAAGTTATGTTCGTAGATTCTAATTTAGCGCCTGCTAAATCTGCTTCTCAAGTACTTCTGGCTTTAGTTTACGGGTTCTAA
- a CDS encoding glycoside hydrolase family 5 protein, which translates to MKTEARLFVYTLLLMFCFTNAQFVKKHGQLSVQGTQLVDQDNNPVVLRGMSFGWHSMWPRFYNEKAVKWLKKDFNCNVVRAAMGIELGNMSYIKEPQFSKDKIEAVIKGAIKSDIYVIIDWHSHNINLEEAKAFFAEISKKYSKYPNIIYEVFNEPDDETWPQIKSYAEEVIKIIRSNDPKNIILVGSPHWDQDVHLPAADPILGYNNIMYTMHFYAATHGKELRDRTDEAIKNGLPVFISESAGMEATGDGPLNMNAWKEYIDWMESRKLSWITWSVSDKDETCSILKKSAKSEGKWKNTDLKESGIKVRKFLIKYNSQK; encoded by the coding sequence ATGAAAACAGAAGCTAGACTTTTTGTCTATACCTTACTATTAATGTTTTGTTTTACCAATGCTCAATTTGTGAAAAAACATGGTCAGTTAAGTGTTCAGGGGACTCAATTAGTTGATCAGGATAATAATCCGGTAGTTTTACGCGGAATGAGTTTTGGATGGCATAGCATGTGGCCCAGATTTTATAATGAAAAAGCAGTTAAATGGCTAAAAAAAGATTTTAACTGTAACGTAGTTCGTGCGGCTATGGGAATCGAATTAGGAAACATGTCTTATATAAAGGAGCCGCAGTTTTCGAAAGATAAAATTGAGGCAGTTATAAAAGGGGCTATAAAATCGGATATCTATGTAATTATAGACTGGCACAGTCATAATATAAATTTAGAAGAAGCAAAAGCCTTTTTTGCTGAGATATCTAAAAAGTATTCGAAGTATCCAAATATTATTTATGAGGTTTTCAATGAACCGGATGATGAAACCTGGCCACAAATTAAGTCGTATGCTGAAGAAGTTATTAAGATAATAAGAAGTAATGATCCTAAAAATATTATTCTGGTTGGATCCCCGCACTGGGATCAGGATGTGCATCTTCCGGCAGCAGATCCTATTTTAGGATACAATAATATAATGTATACGATGCATTTTTATGCAGCAACACATGGGAAGGAATTAAGAGACAGAACCGATGAAGCAATCAAAAACGGACTTCCGGTTTTTATTTCAGAATCAGCCGGTATGGAGGCTACTGGAGACGGACCTCTAAATATGAATGCTTGGAAGGAATACATCGATTGGATGGAATCCCGAAAGTTAAGCTGGATTACCTGGTCGGTTTCTGATAAAGATGAAACATGTTCAATATTGAAAAAATCTGCAAAATCGGAAGGAAAATGGAAGAATACTGATCTGAAAGAATCAGGAATTAAAGTTCGTAAGTTTTTAATAAAATACAATAGTCAGAAGTAG
- a CDS encoding glycoside hydrolase family 27 protein, which produces MKKIVLGLTLLTSVLGFSQGNTHNQTGGKFEGLAMTPPMGWNSWNTFATNIDEKLVKETADIMVSSGLAAAGYNYIVLDDGWMTRERDVNGDLVPDPAKFPNGMKSLIDYVHSKGLKFGLYNCAGTQTCAGYPGTRGYEYQDARFYAKLGIDFLKYDWCNTKGITAPEAYTTMSNALKTAGRPIVFSLCEWGDNQPWEWGKPVGNLWRISGDIYPCFDCEFKHPENWSSWGFMKIADMRKDIRKYSGPDHWNDFDMMEVGNEMNDIEDKAHFSIWCMLASPLFSGNDYRKMSKETLAILTNKELIAVNQDKLGIQGFKYLAEDGVEVWVKPLSDRNWAVTFLNRSDITKKINFDWKKHIIKDTDFGYEANFGKTLYKLKDLWKNKEIGNTKKNFTADIDSHDVITLRLIP; this is translated from the coding sequence ATGAAAAAAATAGTTTTAGGATTGACTTTACTTACTTCGGTTTTAGGTTTTAGTCAGGGAAATACACATAATCAAACAGGTGGGAAATTCGAAGGTCTCGCCATGACACCGCCAATGGGCTGGAATTCATGGAACACTTTCGCAACTAATATTGATGAAAAACTGGTAAAAGAAACCGCTGATATTATGGTGTCATCAGGGTTGGCAGCTGCGGGCTACAATTATATAGTACTGGATGATGGCTGGATGACCAGAGAACGTGACGTAAATGGAGATTTAGTTCCTGACCCGGCTAAATTCCCAAACGGAATGAAATCACTTATTGATTATGTGCATAGCAAAGGTTTGAAATTTGGTTTGTATAATTGTGCAGGTACGCAAACTTGTGCCGGTTATCCTGGAACACGCGGTTATGAATATCAGGATGCCCGTTTTTATGCGAAGCTTGGGATTGATTTTCTAAAATACGATTGGTGTAATACAAAAGGAATAACTGCTCCTGAGGCATACACAACCATGAGTAATGCGTTAAAAACTGCTGGAAGACCAATTGTTTTCAGTCTTTGCGAATGGGGAGACAATCAGCCTTGGGAATGGGGAAAACCGGTTGGGAATCTTTGGAGAATTTCGGGAGATATTTATCCTTGTTTTGACTGTGAATTCAAACATCCAGAAAACTGGTCTTCCTGGGGATTTATGAAAATTGCAGACATGCGCAAAGATATCCGTAAATATTCCGGACCTGATCACTGGAATGATTTTGACATGATGGAAGTAGGGAATGAAATGAATGATATTGAAGATAAGGCGCATTTTAGTATTTGGTGTATGCTGGCGTCACCATTGTTCAGTGGAAATGATTACAGAAAGATGTCAAAAGAAACACTAGCAATTTTAACCAATAAAGAACTGATTGCTGTAAATCAGGATAAATTAGGTATCCAGGGGTTTAAATATCTGGCAGAGGACGGAGTGGAAGTTTGGGTAAAACCATTATCTGACAGGAATTGGGCAGTTACTTTTTTAAACAGAAGTGATATTACCAAAAAAATCAATTTTGACTGGAAAAAGCATATAATTAAAGATACTGATTTTGGTTATGAAGCAAATTTTGGTAAAACACTTTACAAACTGAAAGATCTTTGGAAAAATAAGGAAATCGGTAATACCAAAAAGAATTTTACAGCAGATATTGATTCTCATGATGTAATTACATTACGATTAATTCCATAA
- a CDS encoding RagB/SusD family nutrient uptake outer membrane protein — protein MKNIIKRSGAVALTIIMLMSSSCSQDFLDVPAEGVPTIGNYYDSDVKLDNASNGLYGIVWFNMNKEGFYGITDVISGNMYAGPYNEFGKFTDLSFTNSQSFIGDSWRSCFGAVANCNSYINTLPQSVGPNVSKEALNNAMGEMHFIRAFAYFFLVRLWGNVPIIENNADYSKNFVIPSNPVEDVYKFIENDLKFAIDNLRSKNRGSDYAANAHVSSGSAKALLAKVYLYQKKYDLARTMAQEVINSGEFKLLGGEELPTKSFADLWLQKNNNNEESIFSWQWTGAGTYFEGNFSNTLFAPENRLVETSYSGQIAPSQDLIHNVYEPGDKRRAETFMLPGDYYPNLMYAQTLAVDSPKLLGYTFEEENEAQNSGAGLKKYVIGKENLSITGPFNAPFNGESSMNSYMMRYADLLLIHAEAILGSQSGSTSDPAALKSFNAVRKRAGLPIKTSISFDDIFKERRAELACEGDYYFDLGRLPFAKAKAILEAQNRGDKETPKHITISASNLLLPYPADDLIKNPKLTEVAPYTFK, from the coding sequence ATGAAAAATATAATAAAAAGAAGCGGTGCTGTTGCTTTAACAATCATTATGTTAATGTCTTCTTCTTGTTCTCAGGACTTTTTAGATGTACCTGCAGAGGGAGTACCAACAATAGGGAATTATTATGATTCTGATGTAAAGCTGGATAACGCTAGTAACGGACTTTATGGTATTGTATGGTTTAATATGAATAAAGAAGGATTTTATGGTATTACCGATGTTATTTCGGGGAATATGTATGCAGGTCCTTATAATGAGTTTGGAAAATTTACAGATTTGAGTTTTACCAACAGCCAGTCTTTTATTGGTGATTCATGGAGATCATGTTTTGGAGCGGTTGCCAATTGTAATTCTTATATTAATACACTGCCTCAAAGTGTTGGTCCAAACGTTTCAAAAGAAGCTTTGAACAATGCAATGGGAGAAATGCATTTTATTAGAGCCTTTGCTTATTTCTTCTTAGTAAGATTATGGGGAAATGTGCCAATAATCGAAAATAATGCTGATTATTCTAAAAACTTCGTGATTCCGAGTAATCCAGTTGAAGACGTTTATAAATTTATTGAAAATGATTTAAAATTTGCTATCGATAATTTAAGATCAAAAAACAGAGGTTCTGATTACGCGGCAAACGCACATGTGTCTAGCGGATCTGCAAAAGCACTTTTGGCAAAAGTATATTTATATCAAAAGAAATACGATCTGGCAAGAACAATGGCTCAGGAAGTAATCAACAGCGGAGAATTTAAATTATTAGGAGGAGAGGAATTGCCAACCAAATCATTTGCTGATTTATGGCTTCAGAAAAATAATAATAACGAAGAATCTATTTTCTCATGGCAATGGACAGGGGCAGGAACCTATTTCGAAGGAAACTTCTCTAATACATTATTTGCACCAGAAAACAGATTGGTTGAAACTTCTTATTCAGGTCAAATTGCGCCATCTCAAGATTTAATTCATAATGTTTATGAGCCAGGCGATAAAAGAAGAGCTGAAACATTTATGCTTCCTGGAGATTATTATCCAAACTTAATGTATGCACAAACACTGGCAGTAGATTCACCAAAACTTTTGGGATATACTTTTGAAGAAGAAAATGAAGCGCAGAATTCAGGAGCTGGTTTGAAAAAATATGTTATAGGGAAAGAAAATTTATCGATTACTGGACCATTCAATGCACCATTTAATGGAGAAAGTAGTATGAATAGTTATATGATGCGTTATGCTGACCTGCTTTTAATTCATGCCGAAGCAATATTAGGTTCGCAATCGGGAAGTACTTCAGATCCTGCTGCTTTAAAATCATTTAACGCAGTTCGTAAAAGAGCTGGTCTGCCAATTAAAACTTCTATTTCATTTGATGATATTTTCAAAGAAAGACGTGCAGAATTAGCTTGTGAAGGAGATTATTATTTTGATTTAGGACGTTTGCCATTCGCGAAAGCAAAAGCAATTTTAGAAGCACAAAACAGAGGAGATAAAGAAACGCCAAAACACATTACCATTTCGGCATCAAATCTTTTACTCCCTTATCCTGCAGATGATTTAATTAAAAATCCAAAATTAACAGAAGTAGCGCCGTATACTTTTAAATAA